A genomic window from Glycine max cultivar Williams 82 chromosome 17, Glycine_max_v4.0, whole genome shotgun sequence includes:
- the LOC100781459 gene encoding putative expansin-A30, whose translation MAATLQHCSFLLITTFTWMFILIIGKPPIVAGTFQPSQWTLAHATFYGDESASATMGGACGYGNLLINGYGKDTAALSSTLFNNGYACGTCYQIRCVQSSACYSNVPYTTVTATNLCPPNWAQASDNGGWCNPPRTHFDMSKPAFMKIAQWQAGIIPVMYRRVPCVRSGGIRFSFQGNGYWLLVYVMNVGGGGDIANMWVKGSGTGWISMSHNWGASYQAFATLGGQALSFKVTSYTTKETIIAWNVAPTNWGVGLTYSSNVNFI comes from the exons ATGGCTGCAACGCTTCAACATTGTAGCTTCTTGTTGATAACAACATTTACATGGATGTTCATATTAATCATCGGAAAGCCACCAATAGTAGCGGGTACATTTCAGCCTAGTCAATGGACCCTTGCCCATGCCACATTTTATGGTGATGAGTCTGCTTCTGCCACTATGG GAGGAGCATGTGGGTACGGAAATTTGCTCATAAACGGTTACGGGAAAGACACAGCAGCTTTGAGTTCGACATTGTTCAACAACGGGTATGCATGTGGGACTTGTTATCAGATACGTTGTGTTCAATCGAGTGCATGCTATTCCAATGTGCCTTACACTACAGTGACTGCCACAAATCTTTGCCCTCCTAATTGGGCCCAGGCCTCTGATAACGGAGGCTGGTGCAACCCACCACGTACACATTTTGACATGTCCAAGCCCGCTTTCATGAAAATTGCACAGtggcaagctggaatcattccTGTTATGTACCGCAG AGTACCTTGCGTAAGAAGTGGGGGGATACGATTCTCTTTCCAAGGAAACGGGTATTGGTTATTGGTGTACGTGATGAATGTTGGAGGTGGAGGAGATATTGCTAACATGTGGGTGAAGGGAAGTGGAACAGGGTGGATTAGTATGAGCCACAATTGGGGGGCTTCATACCAGGCATTTGCAACATTGGGTGGCCAAGCTCTTTCCTTTAAGGTTACTTCCTACACAACCAAAGAGACTATAATAGCATGGAATGTTGCTCCTACCAACTGGGGCGTAGGACTAACTTATTCCTCCAATGTCAACTTCATTTAA